In Thermodesulfobacteriota bacterium, the genomic stretch GTCTTCTTGGTGGAGAAGTACGGCTCGAAGAGCTTCTGCTTGGCCTCCGTGGGGATGCCCGGGCCGGTGTCTATGACCTCGAGCCTGGCGAGCTGCAGCTCCGGCATATAGGCCGTCTCGATGCGGACAGCTCCGCCCTCGTCGCCGACCGCGGCTATGGCGTTGTCCATCAGGTTAATAAGTACCCTTTTTATCTGGTCCCTGTCAATATCAAGGACCGGCAGGCGGTCGTCGAGCGAAGACTCGAAGCTTATCGCCCTCTGCCCTGGCTTGTAAAGCGTCATGACCTCGCGTACGACCTCGTTCAGGTCGTTAGGGCTGGGGTTGGCGGCGGGCATCCGCGCGAAGCTCGAGAACTCGTTTACGAGGGCCTTCAATTCATCTACCTGCTTTATTATGGTCATGGTGCACTCGTCGAAAACGGTATCGTCCTCCGGGAACCTGTCCAGGTACTTCTTGCGGAGCCTCTGCGCCGAAAGCTTTATGGGGGTGAGCGGGTTCTTGATCTCGTGGGCGATCCTCCTCGCCACCTCTTTCCAGGCCGACATCCTCTGGGTCTTTACGAGATGGGTAAGGTCGTCGAGGACCGCGACCATGCCGAGGTAGTTGCCGGAGTCGTCCTTCAGGGCGTTGAGGTTGGCAAGCACGGTCATTACCTTGCCGTCCACCTCGACCCTCATCTGCTTCTCCATCGATTCGAGCCCCATCTCGCTCATGGCGCGTATCATCTCCCGGAGCACCTCCCTGTCCTCCTCCCGGAGCACTTCCCTGTAGTTCCTCCCTATGATGTTCTCCTCGCCGGCCCCGAGCATCTGGGCGGCCACCCGGTTTATGGAGACTATCTTTCCGGACTTGTCGATGGAGATTACACCTGCCGGGACGTTCCCGAGGACTATTTCTATGTACCTCCTCCTCTGGTCGAGCTCCATGTTGGTGCGCCTGAGGTCCAGGTTCGCGGCCTCTATCTTGTATTTGCCTGTCCTCAGGTCCTCGGTCATCCTGTTGAAGGACTTGACCAGCAGGCCTATCTCGTCGTCGGACTCGACGTTTATCCTGTAGTCGAGGTTGCCGCTCGCCACGGCATGGGTCCCTTCAGCAAGCTCGTGTATGGGGACGGTAAGCTCCTTCGCTAGATACCGCCCTATCCAGATGGAAAAGAAGACAATGAAGAGGGTTATTATGAGAAGAATGGTGAAATAGCTCGCCTTCACGGGGTACTTGAGGAGCTTAAGCTGCTTGTAGCCCTCAAAGGCCGCGGATATCTCCTTCATCTTGTCCATGAGGCTTCGCGGGACATAGTAGCTCACGGCCACTACCCCGGAAGGATGGCCGCCGACCGAGGGCGGAAGCGGCGCGACAGCCCTTACCACGTCGCCCACCTTGAGGGTCTGGATATAGCTGGACGCCTCTCCCGAGAGCGCCTTCCGGACGGCATCCTCGTCGGTGTCGGGGACCATGTTCCTTGTTATCTTGTCGGCAACGGTGTAAAGCTCCCTCTTCCCGTCCGAAGTGAAGACCTCGACCGTGGAGAGGTCCCACTCGACCATCTTCCGCCTTATGAAGTCCTCCCTGGCATCGGACTCGGCGCTCCCGGCCCCGATGGAGTCGGCAAGGGCCCTCGACGCCGCCTCGACCCTGTCGTGCATGTCCTTATAGTAGTTCTGGGCGAGCTCCATCGACTCCTGGAGAGAGTCCTCGACCTTTATGCCGAACCACCCGTCAATCGACCTGTTGATGAAGCCTATGACTATCACGAAAAGGAGGACCGTCGGCACTATTGAGAGGGCCACGAACGACGTGACGAGCTTGGTCCTGAGCTTCGAGCCCATGACCTGCCGCTTCCGTTCCATGAAAAGTTTTACGGTGTTGCGGAGTATCAGGAATACGAGGAGTATAAGGAGTATGATGTTGATGTTTATGAGGCCGAAGATGAGTATGTTGGTGGCGATCGGCACGTCCCCGCTCAAGGCCGAGAGGTGCGACTCCACAAGGGTGAGGATTATTATCGCCGGGACGACGAGGAAGATAAGGAAAAGCTCTCTACGGCGCCTTTTGCTTTCGGCGTCGGACTTCTGAGAGTCTATATTACGGGTTTCGCTCATCTCTTGTCAGGCCGTAAAGGCATGCACGTGCCAGTCGGTCTCGAAGTTCAGGAATTTAAGGAAGAAGAATATGTAGTTGAGGAGGAACGGCAGCTCGACCGGGTCCATTGCCGCCTTTATCCGGAGCTCGTAGAGGCTCCCCGGGATAAGGTGCGCGGGGGCCACTATCACTCCGGAACAGGCGGCCATGACCCTTTTCATCTCTTCGAAGTCCCTGGTCCGCACCGTCTTGTCCCCCTGCTCGTCAAGTACCACCTCGTACTCGTTCCGGAGGCTGTCGTACCTTACCGTATGCCTGAACTCCCACCTGCCCACTTTTTCGTCGGGCAGGAACCTGTTGACTTTCCTGAGCTCGATTATGAAGTTGAACGAGGTAGGAAGGCCGCTCCTTACAGCCTCCTCGATGTTCTTGCTGAACGCGTCCTTGACCTTGAATGACACGGTAAGCGGGGGCCTTGAGACCTCCAGGCCGGTTATGAGGGGCGTTTCGGCAAGGAGGCTGGCCGGGAAGACCCATACCGCGAATACAAGAACCAATATGAGTTTTTTCATGGAAGTATTCGGCTTTGCTGCTTTTTATAATGTGGAAATTAATTCCTTTCAGGAAGAAGAACCCGAATCTTGCCCTGGTTCTCCGGCCTGAAAAGAATGATACCGGATTCCATTATCAAAAGCAATGACAGCGGCCCTGGCAAAGAGGGATGAGCGCATGACGAGTAGCCCCGCCGTTTGAGGGACTGACTAAAGGCAATCTCTAAAAATCAACCTTTTACCCGGATTCCGTTCAGACGTGGATGAAAATGCACACATATTTATCATGCATGTATGCATCGATTTTTATTCCCGGCCTTTATTGCGGGAAGAATCTCAAATTATCAGAGGTTGCTTAAACATACCTGATTTTGAACGGGGTTTATGGCAGAGACTTTTGCGGGATTTTTGGCCTGGTCGGCTAAGGTACTTACTTCTTGGAGATTCGGGACATTCCAGCCTTGATTATTTCCCTCCTGACCCTTTTCTTGAACTCCGCCTCGTCGACTTTGTACTTGAATACCTTTTTGCCGTTTATGAAAACGGTCGGTATTTCGCCCTTGTAACGCCGGAGGAGGTCTTCGCTAGAGTCTATGCCGACCTCCTTGAACTCAAAAGGCAGCTCACTGCTTGCCCTGCCTATGATGCTCCGGGCGTCCTTGCAAAGGGCGCAGCCGTCAATGGCGCAGAGCGCGCAATCCTCGAGTGCATAAAGCTCAACTGTAGGCTTGGTCATGGCACGGCGCTAAGGGGTCGAAATCAGCTTATGCTGGGTATTACGCTGTTTATGTACCCGGCTATGATACCAAGTGAGTTGGTAAATATCAAGAGCCCAGTTAATATGAGGAAGACGCCGGTCACTATCGAAACTGTCCTCATGTGCCTCTTGAGCCGGTTGAAATGCCTGAGAAAGGTGTTGATGCCCAGGGAAGTGAGGAGGAACGGTATTGCCAGCCCCGCCGAATAGGCTATGAAGAGGATGATACCCGACCAAGGGCTCTCGGTCGTCGCGGCCACGGCGAATATCGCGGAGAGTATGGGCCCTATGCAGGGCGTCCAGCCCGCGGCAAAGCCTATCCCCACGAGGAACGATCCGAGGAGCCCCGCCGGCTTCTCGCGGAAGAAATGAAGGCGCTTGTCCCTCTGCAGTATGCTGAAGTTGATGATCCCTATGATATGTATGCCGAGGAGTATTATTACCAGGCCGCCTATCTTCCGGATTATGTCCTGGTATTCCATGAAGACGTTCCCGAGGAGCTGCGCGGAAGAACCCAGTATGACCACGAAAACGGTCGAGAAGCCGAGGATGAACATGAGGGAGTTGAAGAGTATTACCTTCTTGAGCTTCTTCTCTTCCCCGCCCTCTCCCGTAAGCTCCTCGAAAGAGATGCCAGTCACGAAGGATATGTAGGACGGCACGAGCGGCAGCACGCACGGGGAGATGAAGGAGAGTATCCCCCCCATGAACGCAAGCGGTATGGAAACCTCGGTGGTCATATATATTCGCCGGATGAAATGCCTTGTAACTACTTGGCGGGGTATCCGCCTTTCTCCCTGGGCCCGAACTGTACGAGCTCCATCAGCATCCTGGTTGACGAGGGCTCGGTCCAGTCCCTGGGGCCCCTCACCTTCTCGGCGATGACGCCGTTCTGGTCGATGATGAAGGTCTCTGGCACGCCGGTGGTCTTGTATATTTCCTTTATCTTTCCCTTCCTGTCATGCAGGACCGGGAAGGTCAGGTCGTATTTTTCGACGAATTTTCGGACGTTCTCTGGGCTGTCGTTGTCAATGCTCACAGCCACTATGACGAAAGGGAAAGAGGCGAGGTTGTCGGAGAGCACCTGCATTGACGGCATCTCCTCCTCGCAGGGCTTGCACCACGTCGCCCAGAAGTTGAGGAAGATGGCCTTGCCCTTGAAGTCGCTCAGCTTGTGGGTCTTTCCGGAGAGGTCCGGGAGCTCGAAGTCGATCATCTCCGTGTTCGCGACCACCGGCTCGAATTTCTCCCGCTGCCCGAAGATGAATATGAGCGCCACCGCCGCGACCACGGCCAGTATTATCCCGGCCAGCGCTATTGCTGGGAGCCCTTTCTCGTTATCCTCTGCGTTCGTCTTTACGCTCATCTCGCACCCGTATTGTTTTATTCCGCCATCCCTACGCGTAGGCGTGGAGGCCTGGGAGTATGAAGCTCACGCCCCAGTAGAGAAAAACCACTGCCGCGAAGCCGAGTATCGAGAGGTACGCGGCCCTCTTGCCCCTCCATCCCCTCGTGACACGAGCGTGGAGATATGCTGCGTATATGAACCAGGTTATGAGCGACCACGTCTCCTTGGGGTCCCAGCTCCAGTAGCCGCCCCAGGCGTAGTTGGCCCATATGGCGCCGGATACGATCCCCACCGCGAGGAACGGGAACCCCCAGGCAATGGCGCGATAGCTCATCTCATCCAGCACCTTCGAGTCGGGAATGGCTTCGAGGAGCCTTACTCTCTGCTGCCGGCTTTCGTACCTGTTCTTCAGGAGGTAAAGGATGGCAAGCCCGAAAGATATTGCGAAGGCCGCGTACCCGATGAAGGTAGTGACCACGTGGAAGTCAAGCCAGCCTATGGCGTAATTCTGGAGGTCCCATTTCGAAAGCAGGCTCGTCATCCATTTCCACTTGCTCTGAAGAGCCGGGTTGAGCGGCTCGACGTCCTTGAACCTGTAAGGCAGGAGCGAGGCCGCCAGCATGGCAAGCGACACTATGGACATCACTATCGCGCCGATGGCCTTGAACTTGTACCTGTACTCCATCAGGAGATAGCCGGCGTTGGTCGCCCATACAAAGAGCACCATCGACTCCCAGAGGTTCGAGAACGGTCCGTGACCCGACTCGCCCGCGCGGCTTATGAGGACCATGGTGGTGGCGCCCAGGGCGATGAAGGCCAGAGCCGTGGCTATCTGCCCCAGCCATTTCTTCCTGAATACCCAAAAGCCCGCGTACGCAGTCGTCGTGAGTATGTAAAAAATGAACGCGAACGTGAAAAAGACAAGAGAAAGTATCATCTTCTCCCCCTAACGGCCTCTCATTTGGAAGACACCGCTCCGGTTATCTCCCTTATATCGCGCTCGAACGCGAAGGTGTTCTTGTTTATGGTGCCGCCGATCTTCATCTCGGTGGACTGACCGCTGCCCTTTATGTGGATCCAGACCCTCCTGTGGTATATGAAGAAGGCCATTATGAAACCGATTCCCATGACCGCGGAGCCTATCCAGACCACGTTGGTGCCGGGGTCTTTGCTGTACTGCAGGCCCGAGAACCAGGCCCCCTTGTGGCCGGTGTAGACGAAGTCATGGTCGGAGTCGGGTATGGCCGGGAATATCCCCGGGTAGTTCATGAAAAGCCATGGCGAGGATATGAGCTTCTCTCCTTCGTACACCTCTATCTTTATGGCAGGGTTGTTCGGGTTTTCTGATTTTGAATAGACGAAGTTATTCTCCTCGTCATAGGCGAAGTCGGCCGTGTACCCTACGAGCTTTACGGAATATTTGCTGTTAGGAACGTCCGTGAGGTCGTTCCATTTGGCGGGAAACGATATGCCTGACCCTTCCTCAGCCTTGCGCCTGAAGGTCAGCTGCGCCTCCTCGAGCTTGTTCCAGGAGAGGCCGTAGTTCGACTGGTAGAACTTCAGCCCCTTGTAGTCGAGGGGCTCGTTCACCCATATCTGCTTCTGCATCACTTCCTTGCCGTCCTCGATTATGGTGAGAACCGAGTTGTACTGCCTGATGTGACCAGAATCATAATAGTCTATCCAGAACTTGTCGAGCCTGAGCATGAAGGGCTCGTTGCTGAACTTAACGGTGTTGCCGACGTTCATGAATATGGAGTCCCTGTAACCGTATACGCTTCCGAGAAGCGCCCCGAGGAGTATGAGGAGGAGGCTTATGTGTGTCATATCGGAGCCGAGCCTGCCGATCCTCCCCTTCCACGCGTATATGAAAAACTCGTCCCCGCCCCCTGAGCTGACTGTGCCGAACCTCTTTTTCCTGAGGACCTGAAGGAGCCTGTCCCTCACGGCCTCCGGGCTCGCGCCTATGCTCAGGGTCTCGTGGTGCGCGAACTTCTCGATGAGCTTCGGGTCGAAACGCTCCTGCTTGTGGTCAAGGAGCGACCTCCACTTGGGCGGGAACCTCTCGAGGGTGCAGACGACGATGTTGACGGCCAGGAATACTATCAGCCCCCTGAACCACCACGAGTAATACATGTTGTCGAGGTTGGTGTAGATGATCAGGTTGCCCCAGGTCTCGCCGAACTCGGCGATGTACTTCTCCGCCTGGGCGTTCTGCTCGATGGCGGTGCCGAAAATCGAGGTGACCGCCAGCGCGATGAGTATGAAGATAGTTAGCTTGAGGGAGTTCAGAAAGGCCCAGATACCGGAGCCAAGGGCCCTGTACCACCTGGCGTCCATGCCTTCCGCCGCCTCCTTTGCTTTCTCTGCCATCTCGGAACCTGCTTCCCTGTTTATTTATTTGTGAGCGCGGAGAGGTACTCTGCGGCGGCCTTGCCCACCTGGCTTTCGGGGTTGAGGACGGTGGCCTTCTCCCACGCGGCCTTTGCGCCCTCCATGTCACCCAGGCCGTACGCGAGTATGAAGCCTTTCGTGAGCCATATCCTCTGGTGGTACGGGTTCTTCTTTATCCCATCCTCTATGTAGGTAAGGCCTTCGGCGGACTTGCCCATGTAATGGAGAGATATCCCGAGGCCGTTGTAGACGTCGGTCTCTCCGGAACCCATATCGACCACTCTCTTGTAGTATGTTGACGCCTGCTCGAACTGCCTGGCCTCGAAGTAGGCGTCGGCTAGCCTCCACATGATGTCCGGGCTGCCGGGGCTCTCCTTCAGCCTGCTCTCCAGGTCCGCTATGAGCATCGTATTCCCGGGAGGGTGCGGCTGCTGTGCGCCGGTCTGCGCGGCCGAGTTCGCTTGCTGCGGCGGGCTGGGTGCTTCGTCCCTGGAGCAGCCGCCAAGGGCGATGACGGAGGCTATCGCCACCGCGGCCGCTCCCGTTAATATATTTCTTCTTCTCAAGGGTGCCTCCTTAAAGAGGATTTCAATCAATGCGGACCTGAATGACTCAAATGGCCGAACCTTTCGTCCACGGCCTTCCTGATGGCCGCCGCGTCCAAGCCCTGCCTGTGGAGGTCGCGCGCCATGAGGGCCTCGTATATGCAGATGTCGCAGTATACGGCGTGCTCGTCGACGAAACAGGTCAAGAGGCTCTTATGGCCGAAATGCCTCTCGCAGTCGCAGTAGCAGTAAAGGCTGTCTATTATCTCGGGTATCTCCCTGGCGGCCTGGTACGCCTCCGCCGATAAGCCGGTGAACCTGGCCGGGTCGAGCGTGGGCCGGGTCTCGCCTCCCCTCAGGCTGTCCGCGGTTCCGGTACCCTTGCCAGAATCGCATGACGCGAGGCCGAGCATGACGAGGGTTACCAGGGCGAGGACTATCCCGCCTCTTGAGCCGCTGTTTGCCATAAGCCGGTCTGTTGCTGTCCAGGGAAGATTTCGGGACGATTTAAGCAGGTTCAATATAGCAAAACACGATTAAAAAAGCATTAACTTTCTATTAGGAAATAACCCGTTGAGCAGGGCTTCAGCTCCTGGTCTTGCCGGAGTAGTAGGCGACCCTGGTGGACTTCTCCTCTTCGCCCCAGAGTATGCATTTGGTGGGGCACCTCTTGACGGACTCGTCCGTCTGGGGCGCGAGCGAGTAGTCGACGACCGCGAGGTTGTTCTTCATGGCTATGCCGCCGGGGACGCTGCAGTCCTTTACGCAGAGGCCGCAGGCCACGCAGGCCACCTTGCAGACCTTCCTCGCGTAGGCGCCCTTATCGAGGTTCTTGCAGTAGACGAAGAGCTTCCTGTCCTCCGGGTGCATCTCTATTATGTCCCTTGGGCAGGCCCTCGCGCAGGCCCCGCACCCGACGCACTTGTCGTAGAAGACGACCGGAAGCCCGTTGTCGTTCATGGCCATCGCGTCGAACTTGCACGCGGCCACGCACTCGCCGAGCCCGAGGCAGCCATAGGTGCAGGACTTGTCGCCGCCCGTGAGGTGCGAGGCCGTGCAGGTGCCCTCGCCCCTGTACTCGGCCCGCCTTTCGGCCTCGGCGTTCCCGCCCCTGCAGAGCACGACCGCCAGCATCCTCTTCATGCTCCCGGCCTCGACGCCGAGGATCCCGGCGAGCTCCGCGGCGGTATCGTTCCCGCCGGCAACGCAGGCCGTGGGTAGCGCTTCGCCCTTCATGAGGGCCTCGGCGAACATCCTGCAGCCTGGGTAGCCGCAGCCGCCGCAGTTGGTGTTTGGGAGCGCTGCCGAGATGGCCTCTACCCTGGGGTCCTCCTCGACCTTGAGCTTCCTGTCGGCGTAGACGAGGAAGACCGCCATGACGGCGCCGATTGCGCCCATGCTGACGGCTGATATCACGAGAGTCTCAAGCATTGTCCTGCACTAACCCCTTATGAGGCCGGCGAAGCCCATGAAGGCCAGCGCCAGCATCCCGGCGACGATGAAGGTTATGGGCGCGCCCTTGAAGTGCGAGGGAACGTCCGCGAACTCGAGCTCCTCCCTTATGCCGGACATCATCACTATGGCGAGGGTAAAGCCCACCCCGGTGGCGAACCCGAAGACTATCGATTCGAGGTAGTTGTAGTCCCTGAGGACCATGAATAGCGCAAGCCCCAGTATCGCGCAGTTCGTGGTTATGAGCGGGAGGAATATGCCCAGCGCGCGGTAAAGGGACGGGCTCGCCTTTCTCACGTACATCTCCACGAGCTGCACGAGGGAGGCGATTATGATTATGAAGGTAACGTACTGCAGGAACGGCACGTTGAACCTTAAGAGCACGTGGTGGTATATGGGCCAGGTCGCGGCTGCGGTCAGGGTCATGACGAACGTGGTCGCAAGGCCCATGTTGACCGCGTTCTCGGTCTTGTTCGAGACGCCTATGAACGGGCATATGCCCAGGAAATAGGCGAGCACGAAGTTGTTTACGATGGAAGCCGATATGAATATCAGTATCAGTTCCAAGCTGTCTCCTTAGTGCGAGGCCGGCTCAGCCGCCCCGGCCTCCCTTGCTGCCTTCCTGCTCGACATCCAGCCCACGAGCGCGACAAGCGCCCCGAGGACGAGGAAAGCACCCGCAGGGAGTATCATTATTATCCAGGGCTCGAACCACGAGCCGAGGAGCTTAAAGCCGAAGACGCTCCCGAACCCCAGCACCTCGCGGATTACGCCCATGAGCGTGAGGCTCATGGTGAACCCCAGGCCTATGCCGAGCGTGTCCATCGCGGTAGGGATGAGCGGGTTCTTCTGCGCAAAGGCCTCGGCCCTTCCGAGTATGATGCAGTTCGCGACTATGAGCGGTATGTACGGCCCGAGCGCCTTTGAGATGGCCGGGAAGACCGCCGCGAGGAATATGTCCGTCACGGTCACGAGGGTCGCTATGACGACAACGTACGCCGGTATCCTCACCTTTGCCGATATGGTCCTCCTTATGAGGGATACGACCATGTTTGAGGTGAAGAGGACGAAAAGGGTCGCAAGGCCCATGGAAAGGCCGTTTATCGCGGAGTTCGAGACAGCTAGCGCAGGGCAGAGCCCGAGGAGCAGCCTGAAAGGCGCAATATCCTGCCAGAGGCCCTTCTTGAACTCGTAAAAGAGGCTCCTATCTTGCCGCATCCTGCCCCTCCACGGCCCGGGCCGGGCGAGGCCCGTCCTCGACCTTCATCATCTCACCGCGCGGGAAGTTGGCGACCACCTTCTCCACGGCCCTGTTTATGTTCTTTATTACCGCCTCGGACGATATCGTCGCGCCGGTGATGGCCTGTATCTGGTTCGGCTTCTCGGGTTTCCTGAACTTTATGTACTCTATCCTGGGCTTCACTTCGAGTCCCTTGAACTGGTCCTTGAACGACTCGTCCCGTATCCTGTCGCCGAGGCCCGGCGTTTCGAGCTGGTCAAGAACCTCTATGCCCTTTAGCTTCAGATAGTCGAGGTCGAGGCCCACCATGAGGCCTATATTGGCGGAAAAGCCGTTTCCGTCGGCCTTGAAAGCCAGGCCGACTGGCTCCCCGTTTTCGTTTATGCCCTTGTAGACGATAAGCTTCTCCTGCCCGACGGTCTTCTCGACCTTTACGAAATCCCTTGCCTCGGGAAGGACATAGAAGACCGATTCCCTGAGCTCCTTCTCCTTATTCGCCTTGATCATCGGGTCAGCCGCCGTAAAGACGCCCGACAGGACGGCCCCGGAAAGGGCTCCGATGATTATGAGGTTGAGGAACATTTTTTTAACGCCGTTCAAATAAAGCCTCCAGTATGCGGGGCTGTCAGCCCTTACCCGCCTTTACCGCGCCGAATACCCTGGGCCTCGTGTGCTTGTTGAGAAGCGGCACAAAGGCGTTCATGAATAGTATCGAATACATGACCCCCTCGGGAAGTCCGCCGAATATCCTTATGACCACCGCCATTATCCCGGCAACTATGACGAATATCCACTGGCCGAGCGATGTCGTCGGAGAGGTCACCATGTCGGTCACCATGAACCATGCCCCGAGCATCGCGCCGCCGGCAAAAAGATGGAAGAGCGGGTTCGGGTACTTGGCCGGGTCTACGAGCCAGAATATGGCCGAGAAGGCGGCTATGGTGCCGAGATAGCCAAGGGGGAGCTTCCAGTTTATATATCCCTTGTACCTCAGGTACAGGCCGCCTATTATTATTGCCAGGGCCGAGGTCTCGCCGAGCGAGCCAGCCGTGTTGCCGAGGAACATGTCCAGGAGGTTGAAATCCATGTCGCCCTCGAACTTCCAGAGCCCTATCGGGGTCGCGGCGGTCACCGCGTCCACGGCCTTTTCCACCGTCCTCGGCTCCACCCATGTCGTCGTAAGGACCGGGTAGGTCGCCATGAGGAACGCCCTCCCGAGGAGCGCCGGGTTGAATATGTTGTAGCCGAGGCCGCCGAATAGCTCCTTCCCCACCCCTATGGCGAAAAGGGACCCGAGCACCGCGCCGTAGACCGGGAAGCCGGCGGGAAGGGTCATGGCGAGGAGCATGCCGGTTATGACCGCGCTGCCGTCGTGTATCTTTACGGGCTTCCTCCGTATCCTCTGGAAGGCGTATTCGGTAGCGAGGCACGAGGCCACGCAGACTATTATGAGAAGGAGGGCCCTCCACCCGAAGAAATAGACGCTTGCCGCGGTCGCGGGCATGAGGGCCATGACGACCGTGTGCATTATCTTAGGTATGCTCTCCTCGGCCATGAAGTGCGGCGAAGTG encodes the following:
- a CDS encoding ATP-binding protein; the protein is MSETRNIDSQKSDAESKRRRRELFLIFLVVPAIIILTLVESHLSALSGDVPIATNILIFGLININIILLILLVFLILRNTVKLFMERKRQVMGSKLRTKLVTSFVALSIVPTVLLFVIVIGFINRSIDGWFGIKVEDSLQESMELAQNYYKDMHDRVEAASRALADSIGAGSAESDAREDFIRRKMVEWDLSTVEVFTSDGKRELYTVADKITRNMVPDTDEDAVRKALSGEASSYIQTLKVGDVVRAVAPLPPSVGGHPSGVVAVSYYVPRSLMDKMKEISAAFEGYKQLKLLKYPVKASYFTILLIITLFIVFFSIWIGRYLAKELTVPIHELAEGTHAVASGNLDYRINVESDDEIGLLVKSFNRMTEDLRTGKYKIEAANLDLRRTNMELDQRRRYIEIVLGNVPAGVISIDKSGKIVSINRVAAQMLGAGEENIIGRNYREVLREEDREVLREMIRAMSEMGLESMEKQMRVEVDGKVMTVLANLNALKDDSGNYLGMVAVLDDLTHLVKTQRMSAWKEVARRIAHEIKNPLTPIKLSAQRLRKKYLDRFPEDDTVFDECTMTIIKQVDELKALVNEFSSFARMPAANPSPNDLNEVVREVMTLYKPGQRAISFESSLDDRLPVLDIDRDQIKRVLINLMDNAIAAVGDEGGAVRIETAYMPELQLARLEVIDTGPGIPTEAKQKLFEPYFSTKKTGTGLGLAITSNIIADHNGYIRVRDNQPRGTRFVIELPVKTVTI
- a CDS encoding DUF4390 domain-containing protein; its protein translation is MKKLILVLVFAVWVFPASLLAETPLITGLEVSRPPLTVSFKVKDAFSKNIEEAVRSGLPTSFNFIIELRKVNRFLPDEKVGRWEFRHTVRYDSLRNEYEVVLDEQGDKTVRTRDFEEMKRVMAACSGVIVAPAHLIPGSLYELRIKAAMDPVELPFLLNYIFFFLKFLNFETDWHVHAFTA
- a CDS encoding glutaredoxin family protein is translated as MTKPTVELYALEDCALCAIDGCALCKDARSIIGRASSELPFEFKEVGIDSSEDLLRRYKGEIPTVFINGKKVFKYKVDEAEFKKRVRREIIKAGMSRISKK
- a CDS encoding cytochrome c biogenesis protein CcdA, which encodes MTTEVSIPLAFMGGILSFISPCVLPLVPSYISFVTGISFEELTGEGGEEKKLKKVILFNSLMFILGFSTVFVVILGSSAQLLGNVFMEYQDIIRKIGGLVIILLGIHIIGIINFSILQRDKRLHFFREKPAGLLGSFLVGIGFAAGWTPCIGPILSAIFAVAATTESPWSGIILFIAYSAGLAIPFLLTSLGINTFLRHFNRLKRHMRTVSIVTGVFLILTGLLIFTNSLGIIAGYINSVIPSIS
- a CDS encoding TlpA disulfide reductase family protein, yielding MSVKTNAEDNEKGLPAIALAGIILAVVAAVALIFIFGQREKFEPVVANTEMIDFELPDLSGKTHKLSDFKGKAIFLNFWATWCKPCEEEMPSMQVLSDNLASFPFVIVAVSIDNDSPENVRKFVEKYDLTFPVLHDRKGKIKEIYKTTGVPETFIIDQNGVIAEKVRGPRDWTEPSSTRMLMELVQFGPREKGGYPAK
- the ccsB gene encoding c-type cytochrome biogenesis protein CcsB; protein product: MILSLVFFTFAFIFYILTTTAYAGFWVFRKKWLGQIATALAFIALGATTMVLISRAGESGHGPFSNLWESMVLFVWATNAGYLLMEYRYKFKAIGAIVMSIVSLAMLAASLLPYRFKDVEPLNPALQSKWKWMTSLLSKWDLQNYAIGWLDFHVVTTFIGYAAFAISFGLAILYLLKNRYESRQQRVRLLEAIPDSKVLDEMSYRAIAWGFPFLAVGIVSGAIWANYAWGGYWSWDPKETWSLITWFIYAAYLHARVTRGWRGKRAAYLSILGFAAVVFLYWGVSFILPGLHAYA
- a CDS encoding cytochrome c biogenesis protein ResB; the protein is MAEKAKEAAEGMDARWYRALGSGIWAFLNSLKLTIFILIALAVTSIFGTAIEQNAQAEKYIAEFGETWGNLIIYTNLDNMYYSWWFRGLIVFLAVNIVVCTLERFPPKWRSLLDHKQERFDPKLIEKFAHHETLSIGASPEAVRDRLLQVLRKKRFGTVSSGGGDEFFIYAWKGRIGRLGSDMTHISLLLILLGALLGSVYGYRDSIFMNVGNTVKFSNEPFMLRLDKFWIDYYDSGHIRQYNSVLTIIEDGKEVMQKQIWVNEPLDYKGLKFYQSNYGLSWNKLEEAQLTFRRKAEEGSGISFPAKWNDLTDVPNSKYSVKLVGYTADFAYDEENNFVYSKSENPNNPAIKIEVYEGEKLISSPWLFMNYPGIFPAIPDSDHDFVYTGHKGAWFSGLQYSKDPGTNVVWIGSAVMGIGFIMAFFIYHRRVWIHIKGSGQSTEMKIGGTINKNTFAFERDIREITGAVSSK
- a CDS encoding tetratricopeptide repeat protein, yielding MRRRNILTGAAAVAIASVIALGGCSRDEAPSPPQQANSAAQTGAQQPHPPGNTMLIADLESRLKESPGSPDIMWRLADAYFEARQFEQASTYYKRVVDMGSGETDVYNGLGISLHYMGKSAEGLTYIEDGIKKNPYHQRIWLTKGFILAYGLGDMEGAKAAWEKATVLNPESQVGKAAAEYLSALTNK
- a CDS encoding CYCXC family (seleno)protein, which gives rise to MLGLASCDSGKGTGTADSLRGGETRPTLDPARFTGLSAEAYQAAREIPEIIDSLYCYCDCERHFGHKSLLTCFVDEHAVYCDICIYEALMARDLHRQGLDAAAIRKAVDERFGHLSHSGPH
- a CDS encoding RnfABCDGE type electron transport complex subunit B translates to MLETLVISAVSMGAIGAVMAVFLVYADRKLKVEEDPRVEAISAALPNTNCGGCGYPGCRMFAEALMKGEALPTACVAGGNDTAAELAGILGVEAGSMKRMLAVVLCRGGNAEAERRAEYRGEGTCTASHLTGGDKSCTYGCLGLGECVAACKFDAMAMNDNGLPVVFYDKCVGCGACARACPRDIIEMHPEDRKLFVYCKNLDKGAYARKVCKVACVACGLCVKDCSVPGGIAMKNNLAVVDYSLAPQTDESVKRCPTKCILWGEEEKSTRVAYYSGKTRS
- the rsxA gene encoding electron transport complex subunit RsxA, with product MELILIFISASIVNNFVLAYFLGICPFIGVSNKTENAVNMGLATTFVMTLTAAATWPIYHHVLLRFNVPFLQYVTFIIIIASLVQLVEMYVRKASPSLYRALGIFLPLITTNCAILGLALFMVLRDYNYLESIVFGFATGVGFTLAIVMMSGIREELEFADVPSHFKGAPITFIVAGMLALAFMGFAGLIRG
- a CDS encoding electron transport complex subunit E — its product is MRQDRSLFYEFKKGLWQDIAPFRLLLGLCPALAVSNSAINGLSMGLATLFVLFTSNMVVSLIRRTISAKVRIPAYVVVIATLVTVTDIFLAAVFPAISKALGPYIPLIVANCIILGRAEAFAQKNPLIPTAMDTLGIGLGFTMSLTLMGVIREVLGFGSVFGFKLLGSWFEPWIIMILPAGAFLVLGALVALVGWMSSRKAAREAGAAEPASH